One region of Pseudomonas sp. B21-040 genomic DNA includes:
- a CDS encoding DUF2955 domain-containing protein, translating to MPTKRTPREQRALRLATGTALCLAVSFGLALPIPFLAPVLCLLLLASVNRPLPFKAAIVLALVAMLTTGIGLLLIPILRYYPLSGVLLVAVSLFLVFRWGLSGGNNLIVTLLVMGLTMISSAGVAEFDAAAMVIGALVKGLLMAVMVIAISHWMFPEPANAPSPPAAPPPVGEEASRIALRATLIVLPTFLLAMIDPASYLPIILKAVGLGQQCNTTSARNAGRELVGATLLGGLLAILFWCALSLFVHLWMFFLWTLLFGLILARKLYALSPSRFGPGLWLNTFITLIILLGQSVQDSALGKDVYTAFAVRMGLFMAVTLYAYLMVRLLDRPVQTQAQAQGLT from the coding sequence ATGCCTACTAAGCGTACCCCACGGGAGCAGCGTGCCTTACGGCTGGCCACTGGCACGGCATTGTGCCTGGCGGTCAGTTTCGGCCTGGCGTTGCCCATTCCGTTTCTTGCGCCTGTGCTGTGCCTGTTGCTCCTGGCCTCGGTCAATCGACCGTTACCCTTCAAGGCCGCGATCGTTCTGGCACTGGTCGCGATGCTGACCACCGGCATCGGCCTGCTGCTCATCCCGATCCTGCGCTATTACCCGCTAAGCGGCGTACTGCTGGTCGCGGTCAGCCTGTTTTTGGTGTTCCGCTGGGGACTCAGTGGCGGCAATAACCTGATCGTGACGTTGCTGGTGATGGGCCTGACCATGATCTCGTCGGCAGGCGTCGCCGAGTTCGACGCGGCGGCAATGGTCATTGGCGCGCTGGTCAAGGGTTTGTTAATGGCGGTGATGGTGATTGCGATCAGTCATTGGATGTTCCCCGAACCTGCCAATGCGCCATCGCCCCCGGCCGCCCCACCACCGGTAGGTGAAGAAGCCAGTCGGATTGCGTTGCGAGCAACCTTGATTGTCTTGCCAACATTTCTACTGGCAATGATCGACCCGGCGAGCTACCTGCCGATCATTTTGAAAGCGGTCGGCCTGGGTCAGCAATGCAACACGACCAGCGCCCGCAATGCCGGTCGCGAACTGGTCGGCGCGACCTTGCTCGGCGGTTTGTTGGCCATCCTGTTTTGGTGCGCACTGAGCCTGTTTGTGCACCTGTGGATGTTCTTCCTGTGGACCCTGCTGTTCGGCCTGATACTGGCGCGCAAGCTGTATGCCCTGAGCCCGAGCCGGTTTGGCCCGGGATTGTGGCTCAACACCTTTATCACGTTGATTATCCTGCTGGGCCAGTCAGTGCAGGACAGCGCCTTGGGCAAAGACGTCTACACCGCCTTCGCCGTGCGCATGGGGCTGTTCATGGCCGTCACGTTGTACGCGTACCTGATGGTTCGGTTGCTTGACCGTCCAGTACAAACACAAGCTCAAGCTCAAGGGTTGACCTGA
- a CDS encoding YMGG-like glycine zipper-containing protein: protein MHTLSSISLCVALSVSSAQGWAETVVPTKGQSSQQTQLDINECHSVAASQTASTSTSSSGGRVKGAAVGATAGAAAADVRGRQHDEFYDNANSEVKQEYRQNQAKGAAAAGVVVGGSRQRQERRENEKTSASTTSTAYTSCLQGKGYQVNP from the coding sequence ATGCATACGTTGTCTTCCATCAGCCTGTGTGTCGCATTGTCGGTTTCGTCAGCCCAGGGCTGGGCTGAAACCGTAGTGCCGACCAAAGGCCAGAGTTCGCAACAAACCCAGTTGGACATTAACGAGTGCCATAGCGTGGCTGCCAGTCAGACGGCGTCCACTAGCACGTCCTCTTCCGGTGGCAGGGTCAAAGGGGCGGCAGTGGGGGCCACAGCCGGGGCCGCCGCGGCTGATGTACGTGGACGTCAGCATGATGAGTTTTATGACAACGCCAACAGCGAGGTGAAGCAGGAATATCGCCAAAACCAGGCCAAAGGTGCGGCAGCGGCGGGCGTCGTGGTGGGTGGTTCGCGTCAGCGTCAGGAACGTCGGGAAAATGAGAAAACCAGTGCCTCCACCACCTCGACGGCCTATACCAGTTGCCTGCAAGGCAAGGGCTATCAGGTCAACCCTTGA
- a CDS encoding DUF3772 domain-containing protein, producing the protein MRHALMSAIFVALTLLLQSGAALSATDPPASAVITPDPAASEVSPSALQDLQLRLDQIKQQVSLANNVIMMFGLQDSVQLFINDVDRLQSALLPEQKQLQAQLDVLSGPVSLGGVAVEKSDITTQRTDLTEQKKKVDFSLQTLAALRASALDLMTQIAGIRRSLLESEVTLRSGSILGLEFWQPLIHPNREDRLRLRGFIQQVSDTLAAAWQPGERLSAVLLIMLALAIWSWGRKVADRGLTWICIHRIPAGRLRRSTLALASVVATLLTAICAVQLLFYALTRQLPLSPMIQSFAEELERLIYTCVLITGLSRALLANQHPSWRLPSISDSVAKAIKPYPRVLAAALLGLVSAAQITNVTGMSSSAILFGRGLIALVVTLILVLLFRRASHARRLAVASGDTTETGTAVAGLIYTCTIVALVVSMFALLIGYVSLARFITYELVWGFVILSGFYMLIQLLRDSCEYLFSPKTPSGKSIKQLLGIGDVRLEQMSIILSGAGRAGLLLLAVISLFVGGVGTTLEQLVTQMLSILGGDGLRKLNIIPGHLLNAILALMVGVYLIRAFRRWLDDEFLPKTAMDPGMCASLSTLFANIGYALVILLTLSSLGIKWTNLAWIVSALSVGIGFGLQEIVKNFVSGLILLTERPVKVGDLISISGVEGDIRRINVRATEIQLSDRSIVIVPNSQLISQNLRNVTLGGSAQGVASLELMFPLDIDPEQVQNLLYDCYRENETILEKPAVYVRFSKLSPDGITLTVTGYVASPRIVGITKSDLLFEILKRLGAAGIELAKPSSPA; encoded by the coding sequence ATGCGTCATGCATTGATGTCAGCGATTTTCGTCGCGCTTACGCTGCTGCTGCAAAGTGGCGCCGCGCTGTCCGCCACCGATCCTCCGGCGTCTGCAGTCATTACACCAGACCCTGCGGCGTCAGAGGTGTCACCCTCCGCATTGCAAGACCTGCAACTGCGCCTGGACCAGATTAAACAGCAAGTTTCCTTGGCCAATAACGTCATCATGATGTTCGGCCTGCAGGATTCCGTTCAGTTGTTTATCAATGACGTGGACAGGCTGCAATCAGCGCTGCTTCCCGAACAAAAGCAATTGCAAGCCCAGCTGGATGTATTGAGCGGCCCCGTCTCGCTCGGCGGTGTCGCAGTAGAGAAATCGGATATCACCACGCAAAGAACCGATCTGACCGAGCAGAAGAAAAAAGTCGATTTCAGCCTGCAAACCCTGGCAGCACTCAGAGCCAGCGCCCTCGATCTGATGACTCAAATTGCCGGCATTCGGCGCAGTCTGCTGGAAAGCGAAGTCACCCTTCGCAGCGGCAGCATCCTGGGGCTGGAGTTCTGGCAGCCGTTGATTCACCCCAACAGGGAAGATCGCCTGCGACTCAGGGGATTCATTCAACAGGTCAGCGACACCCTCGCGGCCGCCTGGCAACCCGGCGAACGCCTGTCGGCTGTCCTGCTGATCATGCTCGCCCTGGCCATCTGGTCCTGGGGGCGCAAAGTGGCTGATCGCGGGCTGACCTGGATTTGCATCCATCGCATACCGGCCGGGCGATTGCGTCGAAGCACGCTGGCACTGGCTTCAGTCGTGGCGACATTGTTGACCGCCATCTGTGCAGTGCAATTGTTATTTTATGCGCTCACGCGACAACTGCCACTGTCACCGATGATCCAGAGCTTTGCCGAGGAGCTCGAAAGGCTCATTTACACCTGCGTCCTGATCACTGGTTTAAGCCGGGCATTGCTGGCGAACCAGCATCCCTCCTGGCGACTGCCCTCTATCTCCGACTCCGTTGCAAAGGCCATCAAACCCTATCCCAGGGTGTTGGCCGCAGCCTTGCTCGGACTGGTATCGGCGGCCCAGATCACCAACGTAACCGGCATGAGCTCCTCCGCAATACTCTTTGGGCGGGGCCTGATCGCGTTGGTGGTCACGTTGATTCTTGTCCTCTTGTTCCGTCGTGCCAGCCATGCGCGCCGGCTCGCGGTGGCCTCAGGAGACACCACTGAAACGGGCACCGCCGTTGCCGGTCTGATTTATACCTGCACCATTGTTGCGTTGGTTGTTTCGATGTTCGCCCTGCTGATCGGCTATGTCTCGCTGGCACGGTTCATCACCTACGAGCTGGTCTGGGGGTTCGTCATCTTGTCAGGCTTTTACATGTTGATTCAGTTGCTCAGGGACAGCTGTGAGTACCTGTTTTCGCCCAAGACGCCCAGTGGGAAGTCGATCAAGCAATTGCTCGGAATTGGCGATGTTCGCCTTGAGCAAATGTCGATTATCTTGTCCGGGGCCGGTCGCGCAGGCTTGCTGCTGTTGGCGGTCATTTCGCTGTTTGTCGGCGGGGTTGGCACCACACTCGAGCAACTGGTGACCCAAATGCTGTCCATTCTTGGCGGCGATGGTTTGCGCAAGCTGAACATCATTCCCGGCCATTTGCTCAATGCAATCCTGGCGCTGATGGTCGGTGTGTACCTGATTCGAGCCTTTCGCCGCTGGCTGGATGACGAGTTCCTGCCCAAAACCGCCATGGACCCCGGCATGTGCGCCTCGTTGAGCACACTGTTCGCCAACATCGGTTATGCGTTGGTGATTCTGCTGACGTTGTCGTCACTGGGCATCAAGTGGACCAACCTGGCCTGGATTGTCAGTGCCCTGTCGGTGGGGATCGGTTTTGGCTTGCAGGAAATCGTCAAGAATTTCGTCTCCGGCCTGATCCTGTTGACCGAGCGTCCGGTCAAGGTCGGCGATCTGATCAGCATCAGCGGCGTCGAAGGTGACATCCGCCGAATCAACGTCAGGGCCACCGAAATCCAACTCAGCGACCGCTCGATTGTCATCGTGCCCAATTCCCAATTGATCTCGCAAAACCTGCGCAACGTCACCCTGGGCGGCAGTGCGCAAGGGGTGGCGAGCCTCGAGTTGATGTTCCCGCTGGATATCGACCCGGAGCAGGTACAAAACCTGCTGTACGACTGTTATCGCGAGAACGAAACCATCCTCGAAAAACCGGCGGTCTATGTGCGATTCAGCAAACTGTCGCCCGACGGCATCACCTTGACCGTGACCGGTTACGTCGCCAGCCCGAGAATTGTCGGCATCACCAAAAGCGACTTGCTGTTCGAGATTCTGAAACGTTTGGGTGCGGCGGGCATTGAACTGGCCAAACCGTCGTCCCCGGCTTGA
- a CDS encoding helix-turn-helix domain-containing protein, protein MSASSPIQVQAFNTEDVAEQIRATPGWVQHYQQMSPGHFAGRVRYLDLHGVEIYEEQMNTRVEQNFSAPEGSLAFCFDRSDNALYVLNGESRNIWITPENYQEIAVVFGPDFVQRHGLNVARLEGLFMSPLNSGQNALFSRWLSGTLTRLAETLDPPSKEALTQQLLEDCLYILDNACVCLDRGGLQRRTEERTIMKRIGEWAADTPEETLNLLELSQVAGVPLRQLQHAFKAFTGMTPTHWLRLRRLNSAHRELLVSTPNDTTVAEVAMNWSFWHLGRFSSSYRALFKELPSETLKRGSQR, encoded by the coding sequence ATGTCAGCGTCCAGTCCGATACAGGTTCAAGCGTTCAACACCGAAGATGTCGCCGAGCAAATCCGCGCTACACCGGGTTGGGTCCAGCACTATCAGCAGATGTCCCCCGGGCATTTCGCCGGGCGAGTGCGCTATCTCGACTTGCACGGGGTGGAGATTTACGAAGAGCAGATGAACACCCGGGTCGAGCAGAATTTCAGCGCGCCCGAAGGTTCACTGGCGTTCTGTTTCGATCGCAGTGACAACGCGCTGTACGTGCTCAATGGCGAAAGCCGCAACATCTGGATCACCCCGGAGAACTACCAGGAAATCGCCGTGGTGTTCGGTCCCGACTTCGTTCAGCGACACGGTTTGAACGTGGCGCGGCTGGAAGGGTTGTTCATGTCGCCGCTGAACTCGGGACAGAACGCGTTGTTCAGCCGCTGGTTGAGCGGCACGCTGACCCGACTGGCAGAAACCCTCGACCCGCCGAGCAAGGAAGCCCTGACGCAGCAGTTGCTGGAGGACTGTTTGTACATCCTCGACAACGCCTGTGTTTGTCTTGACCGGGGTGGCTTGCAGCGTCGCACCGAAGAACGCACGATCATGAAACGCATCGGCGAGTGGGCGGCCGATACCCCGGAAGAAACCCTCAACCTGCTCGAGCTATCCCAGGTCGCCGGGGTTCCGTTGCGCCAATTGCAACATGCCTTCAAGGCCTTCACCGGGATGACGCCGACCCACTGGTTGCGCCTGCGCCGGCTCAACAGCGCACACCGTGAATTGCTGGTCAGCACACCCAACGACACCACCGTCGCCGAAGTCGCGATGAATTGGTCGTTCTGGCATCTGGGGCGTTTTTCCAGCAGTTACCGGGCGCTGTTCAAAGAGCTTCCGAGCGAAACACTCAAGCGCGGCAGCCAGCGCTGA